The genome window GATGTAGCGTTTCTCGCGGCGATAGAGTCCGGGGGAGATGAACAGCCACACCTGGTAGAGCACCAGGGGCGAGGCCAGGAACACTCCCGCCACCATCCCCACCTTTAAGTAAAGGTTGAAGGGCTCGGTGGGGTTCAGGTAGACCAGCTTCTCGTCCAGCTTGTGATTGCGCAGCGCCTCTACGATGGGCCGCTGCATGAGGGCGAAGATGCGGTCGGAGTACGACCAGGCCACGCCGAAGCAGACGCCCACGCTCAGCAGGCTGTAGATGATGCGGCGGCGCAGTTCCTCCAGGTGCTCGAGGAAGCTCATGCCGGTCAGGGCGTCGCGGGTTTCCTCGCGAGGTTCCTCGGACGCAGGGGCCGGCTCGGCCACGGTCTCAGGCACCGTTGGCTCCGTCGCCCCTGTTGGCGTCGCCGCCCCCGTTGGCGCCCGACGAGGCGGGGAGCGGCGGGCTCGAGGCCGGGCCCGTGGAGACAGGAGACGCCGAAGCCGGGGACGGTGCCGCCGTCTGCGCGATGCT of Terriglobales bacterium contains these proteins:
- a CDS encoding twin-arginine translocase subunit TatC, whose translation is MPETVAEPAPASEEPREETRDALTGMSFLEHLEELRRRIIYSLLSVGVCFGVAWSYSDRIFALMQRPIVEALRNHKLDEKLVYLNPTEPFNLYLKVGMVAGVFLASPLVLYQVWLFISPGLYRREKRYI